A single window of Candidatus Tanganyikabacteria bacterium DNA harbors:
- a CDS encoding RecQ family ATP-dependent DNA helicase, which translates to MIRTQPHSPASLLPLLGRYWGYESYLPDQEEAIQAVLDRRDSLVVMPTGGGKSVVFQLPAVAGEGVALVVSPLIALMEDQVRALAAMGIPAAALNHAKTGDERRAIARDVREGRLKLVYVSPEALQPRGDRDSTYLLDLLGDATLRFVAIDEAHCISQWGHDFWPSYRQLGTLRDRFPGVPIHAFTATATERVRGDIVASLRLQDPFVLVGDFDRPNLTYRILPRRDTFADVCELLARHAGEAGIIYCGTRDEVDQLGARLAEKGHRALGYHAGLTPELRKERQDSFMAGEADIMVATVAFGMGIDRPDIRFVAHAAMPPCVENYSQEAGRAGRDRLPAECVLLFSAQDLMMWKRRKGEPRTAFDHEDHARLQEMFRFAASLTCRHRFLVQYFGQPFDAPSCGACDVCLGEREAMPDSARMAKLLLEGVRQVRFFGGAHVADVLRGVANAKVKERSHDQLPCYGSLRGHDLRDIRSWLDQLLAQGFLAQGDHAVLRLTDAGRDLLEDRGMVRLSQPPRTKAGKPRTTAAALQLTAQEEALFSELRTWRLQEAKQRNWPAYVVFADTTLIEIARARPTSLPALSRLKGVGEAKLAEFGESVLAFLAEALPRLGLTSGASQAPVPSRPAPPAGQLAPGMVRPTAPGPGGPPLPGPGRPLSPHSGPASSPTPPSGPASSATPPSGPASSATPPSGPASLATPPSEPASSATPPSGPASLATPPSEPASSRPPPAKGDIPVSAETARARLSPEGLTQTVQASLDLFRAGQAPEEIAALRALTVETVYSHLGTAVDKCLLAADDVVPAACWAPVEEAVAILGGDQPLGALRALVPMSVPYGILKIVLDTWKRRGLPLAARDPEVVASLQWLVDLGATPDSEAAGDLADRFDDADHRVRSLALNAYGAIEGAPLEPVLAVLDRDPVPVVRQSALRTLARRGGPDLVPILERIAADLGEDAGTRTAATAAIARLRKAARSGAS; encoded by the coding sequence ATGATCCGGACACAGCCTCATTCGCCCGCCTCGCTGCTCCCGCTGCTTGGCCGGTACTGGGGTTACGAGTCGTACCTCCCCGACCAGGAGGAAGCCATCCAGGCCGTGCTGGACCGCCGGGACAGCCTGGTCGTCATGCCGACCGGCGGAGGGAAGTCGGTCGTCTTCCAGTTGCCCGCGGTGGCCGGCGAGGGCGTGGCTTTGGTCGTCTCGCCCCTCATCGCCCTGATGGAGGATCAGGTGCGGGCCCTGGCCGCGATGGGTATCCCGGCCGCGGCTCTCAACCACGCCAAGACCGGCGACGAGCGGCGAGCTATCGCCCGCGACGTGCGCGAGGGCCGCCTCAAGCTCGTCTACGTCTCACCCGAGGCGCTCCAGCCGCGCGGCGACCGCGACAGCACTTACCTGCTCGATCTCCTCGGGGACGCCACCTTGCGCTTCGTCGCCATAGACGAGGCGCATTGCATCAGCCAGTGGGGGCATGATTTCTGGCCCAGCTACCGGCAACTCGGCACCCTGCGGGACCGCTTCCCCGGAGTGCCGATCCACGCGTTCACCGCGACGGCGACCGAGAGGGTGCGCGGGGACATCGTCGCGTCGTTGCGCCTGCAAGACCCGTTTGTCCTGGTCGGGGACTTCGATCGCCCCAACCTCACCTACCGCATCCTGCCCAGGAGGGACACCTTCGCCGACGTTTGCGAGTTGCTGGCGCGCCACGCGGGCGAGGCCGGCATCATCTATTGCGGGACGCGCGACGAGGTGGACCAGCTTGGCGCCAGGCTGGCCGAGAAGGGCCACAGGGCGCTCGGCTACCACGCCGGCCTGACGCCGGAGCTTCGCAAGGAGCGCCAGGATTCGTTCATGGCGGGCGAGGCCGACATCATGGTGGCAACCGTGGCCTTCGGCATGGGCATCGATCGCCCGGACATCCGGTTCGTCGCCCATGCCGCGATGCCCCCTTGCGTCGAGAATTACTCGCAGGAGGCCGGCCGCGCCGGGCGCGATCGCCTCCCGGCCGAGTGCGTGCTGCTCTTCTCAGCTCAGGACCTGATGATGTGGAAGCGCCGGAAGGGCGAGCCACGGACCGCCTTTGACCACGAGGACCACGCCCGGCTGCAGGAGATGTTCCGGTTCGCGGCCTCGCTGACCTGCCGCCACCGCTTCCTCGTCCAGTACTTCGGGCAACCCTTCGACGCGCCCTCGTGCGGAGCGTGCGATGTCTGCCTGGGCGAACGCGAGGCCATGCCGGACTCGGCGCGAATGGCCAAGCTCCTGCTCGAAGGCGTGCGCCAGGTGCGGTTCTTCGGCGGGGCGCACGTGGCGGATGTCCTGCGAGGCGTGGCCAACGCCAAGGTCAAGGAGAGGAGCCACGACCAGTTGCCCTGCTACGGCTCGCTCCGCGGCCACGACCTCCGGGACATCCGCTCATGGCTCGACCAGTTGCTGGCGCAAGGCTTCCTCGCCCAGGGCGATCACGCGGTCCTGCGCCTGACGGACGCTGGCCGGGATCTTCTCGAGGACCGGGGCATGGTGCGCCTGAGCCAGCCCCCCAGGACCAAGGCCGGCAAGCCCCGGACGACGGCGGCCGCGCTGCAGCTCACCGCGCAGGAAGAAGCGCTCTTTTCCGAACTGCGGACCTGGAGGCTCCAGGAAGCCAAGCAGCGCAACTGGCCCGCCTACGTGGTCTTCGCTGACACGACCCTGATCGAGATCGCCCGCGCCCGCCCGACCAGTCTGCCGGCCCTCTCTCGGCTCAAGGGAGTCGGCGAGGCGAAGCTGGCCGAGTTCGGCGAATCGGTCCTCGCCTTCCTGGCCGAGGCGCTCCCCCGGCTCGGATTGACTTCCGGCGCGAGCCAGGCACCGGTGCCCTCCCGGCCCGCTCCGCCCGCGGGGCAACTCGCCCCCGGAATGGTTCGCCCGACCGCCCCGGGGCCCGGCGGGCCCCCGCTTCCCGGGCCGGGGCGCCCACTGTCCCCGCATTCCGGGCCGGCATCCTCGCCGACCCCGCCCTCCGGGCCCGCATCCTCGGCGACCCCGCCTTCCGGGCCGGCATCCTCGGCGACCCCGCCTTCCGGGCCCGCATCCTTGGCGACCCCGCCTTCCGAGCCGGCATCCTCGGCGACCCCGCCTTCCGGGCCGGCATCCTTGGCGACCCCGCCTTCCGAGCCGGCATCCTCGCGGCCGCCACCCGCCAAGGGCGACATCCCCGTTTCCGCCGAAACAGCAAGGGCCCGACTCTCGCCGGAAGGCCTCACGCAGACCGTCCAGGCGAGCCTGGATCTCTTCCGCGCCGGCCAGGCGCCCGAAGAAATCGCCGCATTGCGGGCCCTGACGGTCGAGACCGTCTACAGCCATCTGGGAACCGCCGTAGACAAGTGTCTCCTGGCTGCGGACGACGTGGTGCCGGCGGCCTGCTGGGCCCCGGTCGAGGAGGCGGTCGCGATCCTCGGTGGAGATCAACCACTCGGGGCGTTGCGAGCGCTGGTGCCGATGTCCGTCCCGTATGGCATCCTCAAGATAGTGCTCGACACCTGGAAGCGCCGTGGCCTGCCGCTAGCGGCCCGGGATCCCGAGGTTGTGGCCTCGCTCCAGTGGCTGGTAGACCTGGGCGCCACACCCGATTCCGAAGCGGCCGGCGACCTCGCGGACCGGTTTGACGATGCCGACCACCGCGTGCGGTCCCTGGCCCTCAATGCCTACGGGGCGATCGAAGGCGCGCCGCTCGAACCGGTGCTCGCCGTCCTGGATCGCGACCCGGTCCCCGTGGTCCGCCAGAGCGCCCTGCGGACGCTCGCCCGCCGCGGCGGCCCGGACCTGGTGCCAATCCTGGAGCGGATTGCCGCCGATCTCGGCGAAGATGCCGGCACGCGCACGGCCGCGACGGCCGCCATCGCGCGCCTCCGGAAAGCCGCCCGCTCGGGGGCGTCCTGA